One window of Medicago truncatula cultivar Jemalong A17 chromosome 2, MtrunA17r5.0-ANR, whole genome shotgun sequence genomic DNA carries:
- the LOC11408719 gene encoding transcriptional adapter ADA2b, which produces MEVYAKKKPSKKALEELARRQKNALFGDNSESAAAAGQGAGEAKWALYHCNYCKKNITGVIRIKCAVCPDFDLCVECFSVGAELTPHKSNHDYRVMNKLSFPLVSPDWNADEEMLILEGIEMYGLENWAEVAEHVGTKNKEACMEHYMKFYLNSPVFPLPDMSHAVGRSREELLATAKGSDSGPSVNTHAAAGANKKASNKGRGKASLREDYPKDGDFGGNKPNSSRNEGRTLVEASGYNPKRQEFDPEYDDDAEKLLADMEFNDNDTEEEIEIKLRVISVYNKRLDERERRKKFILERNLLHENPFEKDLTPEEKAICRKYDVFMRLHTKEKHDELLRTVISEHRYLKKILETKEAIAAGCRTSAEADIYLANKRRSEVEGSARGVRENTHAVPNNHGVPNALMSPDSAGTRPARPATSSAVNATKHSAVEKRLCCELRLSPTVYLKMQEDMSVQMIAGNISSKSDGRQMFKNMDTMKIDRVYDMLIKKGIGSP; this is translated from the exons ATGGAGGTTTATGCCAAGAAAAAACCATCCAAGAAGGCATTAGAGGAACT GGCAAGGAGACAGAAGAATGCTTTATTTGGAGATAATTCAGAATCTGCTGCTGCTGCAG GTCAAGGAGCAGGTGAAGCAAAATGGGCTCTGTATCATTGCAATTACTGTAAGAAAAATATTACCGGAGTAATCCGTATTAAGTGTGCCGTGTGCCCCGATTTTGACTTATGTGTTGAGTGCTTTTCTGTTGGAGCTGAGCTGACACCCCACAAAAGCAATCATGATTACAGGGTCATG AATAAATTGTCTTTTCCTCTCGTCTCCCCGGACTGGAACGCAGATGAAGAAATGTTGATTCTGGag GGAATTGAAATGTATGGCCTAGAAAATTGGGCAGAAGTTGCTGAGCATGTTGGAACTAAGAACAAAGAGGCATGCATGGAACACTACATGAAGTTTTACTTGAACTCTCCAGTCTTCCCTCTTCCG GACATGTCTCATGCTGTTGGGAGAAGCAGAGAAGAACTTCTTGCAACGGCGAAAG ggTCGGATTCTGGGCCCTCAGTCAACACACATGCTGCAGCTGGTGCTAACAAAAAGGCATCCAATAAAGGTCGGGGAAAAGCTAGTTTGCGGGAAG ATTATCCAAAGGACGGAGATTTTGGAGGAAATAAGCCAAATTCCTCAAGAAATGAAGGTCGTACTTTGGTTGAAGCCAGTGGTTATAACCCGAAAAGACAAGAATTCGATCCtgaatatgatgatgatgctgAGAAATTACTCGCTGATATGGAGTTTAATGACAATGACACTGAGGAGGAGATAGAGATCAAACTTCGTGTGATAAGTGTCTATAATAAAAG GCTTGATGAAAGAGAGCGCAGGAAGAAATTCATACTTGAAAGAAATTTGCTACATGAAAATCCATTTGAGAAGGACTTAACACCCGAGGAAAAGGCAATATGCCGGAAATATGACGTGTTCATGCGCTTACATACTAAGGAAAAGCATGATGAATTGCTCAGAACTGTTATCTCTGAACATAGATATCTGAAAAAGATTCTAGAGACTAAG GAAGCAATTGCTGCTGGTTGCCGCACATCAGCTGAAGCCGATATATATCTGGCAAATAAGAGAAGAAGTGAAGTTGAAGGAAGTGCTCGCGGGGTAAGAGAAAATACTCACGCGGTCCCGAACAATCATGGCGTTCCGAATGCATTGATGTCTCCAGACTCTGCTGGTACCAGACCTGCAAGGCCAGCTACTTCAAGTGCTGTCAATGCAACAAAACACTCTGCCGTT GAGAAACGTTTGTGCTGCGAGTTAAGGTTGTCTCCAACCGTGTATCTGAAGATGCAAGAGGACATGTCGGTACAAATGATTGCTGGAAACATCTCTTCAAAGTCTGATGGTCGTCAAATGTTCAAGAATATGGATACCATGAAAATTGACAGGGTGTATGATATGCTCATTAAGAAGGGTATTGGTTCCCCCTGA
- the LOC11407168 gene encoding uncharacterized protein, with the protein MSGDEVDAVFVSWEEQVICQERGNRVIHFYLRHMSGDSVLAVVGTERSVRHMMYVVPQQFLMDYGSTNVVYKWRARREVVDWLNHLVSRNRSHRNGTLLDDSAIAAGLGSLDTFADGINANNRKIPDKLISKKLNIQSSDIVWSGASSFCAKQLKHYSGFDRKGTTIYVHSFVYIMAEEENHYLGYLEDMYEDKKRQKRVKVRWFHRGQEVKHVIPELDLHEGEVFITPNVQVISAECINGPATVLTPKHYEKYKAELLRTSSSEIHVCSRQLKNNKLKPFALTKLSGYSNQPILSGLNCPSLPKRKADCPKFEDGGNFTQDDSLRSSNKRNRSSVEYLVAEKGSSGLQNSSLMNEMPNGVPKYPSLKLKLSRNTMGKGIEPKPELPFKVNDKVEFLSQDSGIRGCWFRCTILYASHKKLKVLYDDIMDAVDEEEHLEEWIPAQRVAKPDKLGMRCDGRFLVRPRPPESVKGCTFEIGAAVDAWCGDGWWESIITAVDASENGTCQVYSPGEEKFLLVEKRDLRISQDWIDNMWVNILGKPDICSFLSSNPPRPKFQANSAVVNGSITGSSATFESKSPPTAKVEVAPKVEQKSSGLEELNGGMKRMTLWKPPLHAIHEDEDIDSGGFDGDTETDNVVDAFDKDKDCNSGSSSDDDGSDNDGDDADADNTGEDSEENLVMEEKVGRSEPKLDAAGAIQVT; encoded by the exons ATGTCTGGTGATGAGGTTGATGCTGTTTTTGTGTCATGGGAGGAGCAAGTGATATGTCAAGAGCGTGGGAACCGTGTGATTCATTTTTACTTGAGACATATGTCGGGGGATTCGGTGCTAGCTGTTGTGGGGACTGAGAGGAGTGTGAGGCACATGATGTATGTTGTTCCTCAACAATTTTTGATGGATTATGGATCAACTAACGTTGTTTATAAATGGAGGGCAAGGAGGGAGGTTGTTGACTGGCTCAACCATTTGGTTTCGAGGAATCGATCACACCGTAAtg GTACACTGCTGGATGATTCAGCTATTGCTGCAGGACTGGGCTCTCTTGATACGTTCGCAGATGGAATCAATGCTAATAACAGAAAAATACCTGATAAACTG ATTTCTAAGAAGCTGAACATTCAAAGTTCAGATATTGTATGGTCAGGTGCTTCTTCCTTTTGTGCTAAACAGCTGAAGCACTACTCAGGGTTTGACAGGAAAGGGACTACCATATAT GTTCATTCATTTGTGTATATTATGGCTGAAGAGGAAAATCACTATCTCGGTTATTTGGAAGATATGTATGAAGacaaaaagagacaaaaaaggGTGAAAGTACGGTGGTTTCACCGTGGTCAGGAAGTTAAGCATGTGATTCCAGAGCTTGATCTTCATGAGGGTGAGGTTTTCATCACACCTAATGTTCAGGTGATCAGCGCTGAGTGCATCAACGGTCCTGCAACAGTTCTGACTCCTAAGCATTACGAGAAATACAAAGCCGAGTTGCTGCGTACCTCTTCATCTGAGATCCATGTATGTTCTAGGCAGCTTAAAAATAACAAGCTGAAACCCTTTGCTCTTACTAAGCTGAGCGGTTATAGTAACCAGCCTATACTTTCTGGTTTGAATTGCCCTAGTCTTCCCAAAAGAAAGGCGGACTGTCCGAAATTTGAAGATGGTGGGAACTTCACTCAAGATGATTCTTTGAGGTCCAGCAATAAGAGGAATAGAAGTTCTGTGGAGTACTTGGTAGCTGAAAAGGGTTCTTCTGGTCTGCAAAACTCTTCTCTTATGAATGAGATGCCAAACGGTGTACCGAAATACCCGAGTCTGAAACTAAAACTGTCGAGAAATACAATGGGTAAGGGTATTGAACCTAAGCCTGAACTGCCTTTTAAGGTCAATGATAAGGTAGAGTTTCTCTCTCAAGATAGTGGCATTAGAGGATGCTGGTTTAGATGTACAATCTTGTATGCATCTCATAAGAAGCTCAAGGTTTTGTATGATGACATAATGGACGCAGTAGATGAGGAGGAACATCTAGAG GAATGGATCCCTGCTCAAAGAGTGGCAAAACCTGACAAACTGGGTATGCGGTGTGACGGCCGCTTTTTAGTACGACCACGCCCTCCTGAATCTGTTAAAGGTTGTACTTTCGAGATTGGAGCAGCTGTGGATGCCTGGTGTGGGGATGGATGGTGGGAAAGTATTATAACTGCTGTTGATGCTTCTGAAAATGGAACCTGTCAGGTTTATTCGCCTG GTGAAGAGAAGTTTCTATTGGTTGAAAAGAGAGACCTTCGAATTTCCCAAGATTGGATTGATAACATGTGGGTTAATATATTGGGAAAGCCGGACATTTGCAGCTTTTTATCTTCAAATCCCCCTCGCCCCAAGTTTCAAGCTAATTCTGCAGTGGTCAATGGATCTATTACTGGCAGTTCTGCAACATTTGAAAGTAAATCGCCACCAACCGCTAAAGTTGAAGTTGCTCCAAAGGTTGAGCAAAAATCATCTGGTTTGGAAGAACTTAATGGCGGTATGAAGAGAATGACTTTGTGGAAACCACCACTCCATGCCATTCATGAAGACGAGGACATCGACTCTGGTGGCTTTGATGGTGATACTGAGACTGACAATGTTGTTGATGCGTTTGATAAAGACAAGGACTGTAACTCTGGTAGTAGCAGTGATGATGATGGCTCTGACAATGACGGTGATGATGCTGATGCTGACAACACTGGAGAGGACAGCGAGGAGAATTTGGTGATGGAGGAAAAAGTTGGTCGTTCTGAACCAAAACTTGATGCAGCAGGAGCAATACAGGTTACATGA
- the LOC11410738 gene encoding uncharacterized protein: protein MALIIRWLLHSACNILGYPREDKIEGYPNGEVKKKCLNNLKEVSDENSSSSYEFQMPLHYPRYTKVDYEKMEEWKVELLLKEYGLSFKGSLDEKRSFAMGAFLWPDQY from the coding sequence ATGGCATTAATAATAAGATGGCTTCTCCATTCAGCTTGCAACATTTTAGGGTACCCTAGAGAAGATAAAATTGAAGGTTACCCAAATGGAGAAGTGAAGAAGAAGTGCTTGAACAATTTGAAAGAGGTTAGTGATGaaaactcttcttcttcttatgagTTTCAAATGCCTCTTCACTATCCACGTTATACCAAAGTTGATTATGAGAAGATGGAAGAGTGGAAGGTGGAATTGCTTCTTAAGGAGTATGGATTAAGTTTCAAGGGTAGTCTTGATGAGAAGAGAAGTTTTGCAATGGGAGCATTCTTGTGGCCTGATCAATATTAA